A region of Dysgonomonas mossii DNA encodes the following proteins:
- a CDS encoding nitrogenase component 1: MLLRHTTAKEIDRKALTINPAKTCQPVGAMYAALGLHGCLPHSHGSQGCCSYHRSALTRHFKEPVMAATSSFSEGSSVFGGSSNLVAAIETIFTVYEPDVIAVHTTCLSETIGDDMTQIISKANEDGKIPDGKKVIYCNTPSYVGTHVTGYSNQLAAFVKFYSTATPKKKNVVNLIAGWMEPSDMREIKRIAAVMEARTIMFPDMSGVLDAPLTGKYEMYPSGGTTQSDMIATGDSKFSIGLGAYSTEDACIKLENKCKVKFEAIEIPIGLKATDRFITSLSRHANLPVPDSLTEERGRLVDLIADNSKYFWGKRVALFGDPDTLIPLVEFLVTLDMKPVYIVTGTPGKHFDEEMANILKDIPEAKFKSGERADMFQLHQWIKQEPVDLLIGNSYGKYIARDENIPFIRMGFPVVDRPGHNFFPYTGYIGATNIAINILEKFLDYQDRTCPEEKVEFQM, from the coding sequence ATGTTACTACGTCATACAACAGCAAAAGAGATAGATCGAAAGGCATTGACTATTAATCCGGCAAAAACATGCCAACCGGTTGGTGCGATGTATGCAGCTTTGGGATTGCATGGGTGCTTGCCCCATAGCCATGGATCGCAAGGATGTTGCTCTTATCACAGAAGTGCTTTAACCCGACACTTCAAAGAACCGGTTATGGCTGCAACGAGTTCTTTTTCAGAAGGTTCTTCGGTATTTGGGGGATCATCCAATCTTGTGGCTGCAATCGAAACAATATTTACAGTATATGAACCCGATGTTATTGCTGTACATACAACCTGTTTATCTGAAACTATTGGCGATGATATGACTCAGATTATATCGAAAGCGAATGAGGACGGGAAAATACCAGATGGGAAAAAAGTTATTTATTGTAATACTCCCAGTTATGTTGGAACACATGTTACAGGATATTCCAATCAATTGGCTGCATTTGTCAAATTCTATTCAACCGCTACCCCCAAGAAGAAAAATGTAGTAAATCTTATTGCTGGGTGGATGGAACCTTCTGATATGCGCGAAATAAAACGGATAGCAGCAGTTATGGAAGCCCGTACAATAATGTTTCCGGATATGTCAGGTGTTTTGGATGCGCCTCTAACAGGAAAATATGAGATGTATCCTAGCGGAGGTACGACTCAATCGGATATGATAGCGACCGGCGACAGTAAGTTTTCTATTGGTCTGGGAGCTTATTCGACAGAAGATGCCTGTATTAAATTGGAAAATAAATGCAAGGTCAAATTTGAAGCTATAGAAATTCCTATCGGATTGAAAGCGACTGACCGATTCATCACTTCCCTTAGTCGTCATGCAAATCTTCCTGTACCCGATTCTTTGACAGAGGAGCGAGGACGGCTAGTGGATCTCATCGCTGATAATTCAAAATATTTTTGGGGTAAGCGGGTTGCTCTCTTTGGAGACCCTGACACATTGATTCCTCTAGTGGAATTTTTGGTAACATTGGATATGAAACCTGTTTATATAGTAACTGGTACTCCCGGTAAACACTTTGATGAAGAGATGGCAAATATATTGAAAGATATACCCGAAGCCAAATTCAAAAGTGGCGAACGAGCCGATATGTTCCAATTACATCAATGGATCAAACAAGAACCGGTAGATCTGCTTATAGGCAACTCATATGGAAAATACATTGCTCGTGATGAGAATATTCCATTCATACGTATGGGGTTCCCGGTCGTAGATCGTCCCGGTCATAACTTCTTCCCGTACACCGGGTACATTGGGGCTACTAATATCGCAATAAATATTCTTGAGAAATTCTTAGACTATCAGGATAGAACTTGTCCCGAAGAGAAGGTTGAATTCCAAATGTAA
- the nifH gene encoding nitrogenase iron protein produces MRKIAIYGKGGIGKSTTTQNTVAGLAEMGKKVMVVGCDPKADSTRLLLHGLAQKTVLDTLRDEGEDVELDDVLKEGFKETSCVESGGPEPGVGCAGRGIITSINLLEQLGAYDDDKHLDYVFYDVLGDVVCGGFAMPIRDGKAQEVYIVCSGEMMAMYAANNICKSISKFGKVGDVRLGGLICNSRKVDNEANMIEEFAKKLGTQMIHFVPRDNMVQHAEINRKTVIDHAPEHPQADEYRTLAKKIDGNKMHVIPKPLEMEELEELLVGFGIMN; encoded by the coding sequence ATGAGAAAGATTGCTATTTATGGTAAAGGTGGAATTGGCAAATCAACAACTACACAAAATACTGTAGCCGGTTTAGCTGAAATGGGAAAAAAGGTAATGGTTGTAGGCTGCGATCCCAAAGCTGATTCTACTCGTCTGCTGCTTCATGGACTAGCTCAAAAAACGGTTTTAGATACATTGCGGGACGAAGGTGAAGACGTCGAACTTGACGATGTGTTAAAAGAAGGTTTTAAAGAAACAAGTTGCGTAGAGTCAGGAGGTCCAGAACCAGGTGTAGGGTGTGCAGGTCGTGGTATCATAACATCCATAAACTTGTTAGAGCAACTTGGAGCTTATGATGATGACAAACATCTGGACTATGTGTTTTATGATGTTTTGGGAGATGTTGTATGCGGAGGTTTTGCGATGCCTATCCGCGATGGAAAAGCACAGGAAGTATACATTGTTTGTTCAGGAGAAATGATGGCTATGTATGCTGCTAATAATATATGTAAATCTATCTCAAAATTCGGTAAGGTAGGCGATGTACGTCTGGGAGGACTCATTTGTAATTCGCGTAAAGTAGACAATGAAGCCAATATGATTGAGGAATTCGCTAAAAAGCTAGGAACACAAATGATCCACTTTGTTCCTCGGGACAATATGGTTCAACATGCCGAAATCAATCGTAAAACAGTTATAGATCATGCACCGGAGCATCCTCAAGCAGATGAATACCGTACCCTTGCAAAAAAAATAGACGGAAACAAGATGCATGTGATTCCCAAACCTCTTGAAATGGAAGAACTGGAAGAATTGCTTGTCGGATTTGGTATAATGAACTAA
- the nifB gene encoding nitrogenase cofactor biosynthesis protein NifB, translating into MKDLSQHPCFNAEAKHKYARVHLPVAPKCNIQCNYCNRKYDCCNESRPGVTSTVLSPLQSVHYMKALSEKIPNISVVGIAGPGDPFANAEETLQTMRLAQKEFPDLIFCLSSNGLDLAPYIDEIAEIGVSHVTITVNSLNPETLAKIYRWVRYKRRVYRGEEGAKVLLEQQLYCIQKLKEKNITVKINTVICPGINDHEIEDLAKKVAELGADTMNCIPMYPTENTEFEILKEPSKEMMKDIKARISKYIKPMAHCARCRADAAGLLGHDNTEAMNMIGQFSSLVVNKGKGRERVAVASNEGLLVNMHLGEARKVYIFEQSKNGYHFVETRNTPPEGTGMSRWKELAEKTLMDCQAILVAGIGETPMKVMQENGVKVIQMNGLIDAGLDAIYLNLPIKTLCRSEYTKCGETCRGSGSGCG; encoded by the coding sequence ATGAAAGATTTATCCCAACATCCATGTTTTAATGCTGAAGCAAAACATAAATATGCAAGAGTACACTTGCCAGTAGCACCCAAGTGTAATATACAGTGTAATTATTGCAATCGAAAGTACGATTGTTGTAACGAGAGCCGTCCAGGAGTGACAAGTACAGTCCTGTCTCCATTGCAATCGGTGCATTATATGAAAGCATTATCCGAGAAAATCCCGAATATCAGTGTCGTTGGTATAGCAGGTCCGGGGGATCCGTTTGCTAATGCTGAAGAAACATTGCAAACAATGAGGTTGGCTCAAAAAGAGTTCCCCGATCTTATATTTTGTCTATCATCCAATGGGTTAGACTTAGCTCCATACATAGATGAAATAGCCGAAATAGGAGTATCTCATGTAACGATAACCGTAAACTCGCTGAACCCCGAAACACTGGCCAAAATATATCGTTGGGTACGTTACAAAAGAAGGGTATACAGAGGTGAAGAAGGAGCTAAAGTATTGTTGGAACAACAACTTTACTGCATACAAAAGTTGAAAGAAAAAAATATAACAGTAAAGATAAATACGGTTATATGCCCGGGTATTAATGATCACGAAATAGAGGACTTGGCTAAAAAGGTTGCTGAATTAGGCGCCGATACCATGAATTGCATACCAATGTATCCAACAGAAAATACTGAATTCGAAATTTTAAAGGAACCATCGAAAGAGATGATGAAGGACATAAAAGCTCGAATTTCGAAGTATATCAAACCAATGGCACATTGTGCTCGTTGCAGAGCCGATGCAGCCGGGTTGCTAGGACACGACAATACCGAAGCGATGAATATGATAGGCCAGTTTTCGTCCTTGGTAGTCAATAAGGGTAAAGGTCGTGAGCGAGTAGCCGTTGCCAGTAATGAAGGATTATTAGTAAATATGCATTTAGGTGAGGCCCGTAAGGTATACATATTCGAACAATCTAAAAACGGATATCATTTTGTAGAAACCCGAAATACTCCTCCCGAAGGAACCGGAATGAGCCGCTGGAAAGAATTAGCAGAAAAGACATTAATGGATTGCCAGGCGATACTTGTTGCAGGAATAGGCGAAACACCAATGAAAGTGATGCAGGAAAATGGAGTAAAGGTGATCCAAATGAATGGTTTGATAGATGCAGGTTTGGATGCCATTTACCTAAATCTGCCAATAAAGACGCTATGCAGAAGCGAATATACTAAATGTGGAGAAACATGCCGAGGTTCCGGTAGCGGTTGCGGATAA
- a CDS encoding nitrogenase component 1 — protein MNLAESNRTKDMPSGDNFSSSCNACKQCTPLGACVAFKGIEGVLPMLHGSQGCATYIRRYLISHFREPMDIASSNFSEETTIFGGNKNFNTGIDNIISQYHPAVIAIASTCLSETIGEDVQRLINEYKSIHNDTDNLPEMIFASTPSYQGTHYEGFHEAVYATVKALADGRGTVGSHINLFSNFISPEDIRHLKEIVQDFELETMLFPDYSDTLDSTSWDTYHRIAEGGTTIKALRDSALASVSIELGYILNSGGKNGKIKNNALAQSAGDYLQTQFDVVCRKTGLPIGIIESDKFFNLLATISNKSIPEKYQKQRGRLVDLYIDGHKYVSGKKAVIYGEEDLVVALAAFASEIGIKPVLCATGGESGKLRETLKQTLGKLYDEDIIVGQGMSFERIEEVMKDLQPDLILGNSKGYYIARKMDIPIVRVGFPIHDRIGAQHTKTLGYEGTTVLFEQIVNTLLEDKQRKSPVGYKYM, from the coding sequence ATGAATCTTGCAGAATCAAATAGAACAAAAGATATGCCTTCCGGCGATAACTTCTCTTCCTCCTGTAATGCCTGCAAACAATGTACTCCACTGGGGGCATGTGTTGCCTTTAAAGGAATTGAGGGTGTATTGCCTATGCTTCACGGTTCGCAAGGTTGCGCGACTTATATAAGACGCTATTTGATAAGCCATTTTCGTGAACCGATGGATATTGCATCTTCCAATTTTAGTGAAGAAACAACCATTTTTGGAGGAAATAAGAACTTTAATACAGGAATTGATAATATCATCAGTCAATATCATCCGGCAGTGATAGCCATTGCAAGTACTTGTTTAAGTGAAACGATAGGAGAAGATGTTCAGCGTTTGATAAATGAATATAAAAGTATTCATAACGATACAGATAATCTTCCTGAAATGATTTTTGCCTCTACTCCCAGTTATCAGGGAACGCATTACGAAGGATTTCACGAAGCTGTATATGCAACTGTAAAAGCTCTGGCTGATGGACGGGGCACCGTAGGATCTCACATCAATTTATTTAGTAATTTCATTTCGCCCGAAGATATACGTCATTTGAAAGAAATAGTGCAGGATTTTGAACTCGAGACGATGCTGTTTCCTGATTATTCCGACACATTGGATAGTACTTCATGGGATACATACCATCGTATAGCTGAAGGAGGAACAACAATAAAAGCATTAAGGGATAGTGCTCTTGCTTCGGTTTCTATTGAATTGGGATATATTCTAAATTCGGGTGGCAAAAATGGTAAAATTAAGAATAATGCTTTAGCACAATCAGCAGGAGATTATTTACAAACACAATTCGATGTTGTTTGCCGTAAAACGGGTTTACCAATAGGAATAATTGAATCTGATAAATTCTTCAATCTCTTAGCTACTATATCCAACAAATCTATTCCGGAGAAGTATCAAAAACAACGTGGTCGATTAGTTGATTTATATATCGATGGACATAAATATGTTTCAGGCAAAAAAGCGGTCATTTATGGCGAGGAAGATCTGGTTGTAGCTCTTGCTGCCTTTGCCTCAGAAATCGGGATAAAACCGGTATTGTGTGCTACAGGTGGAGAAAGTGGAAAACTGCGCGAAACACTCAAACAAACATTAGGTAAACTGTACGATGAAGATATAATTGTAGGTCAGGGTATGAGCTTCGAAAGAATAGAAGAGGTAATGAAAGATCTACAGCCTGATTTAATATTAGGCAACAGTAAGGGATACTATATTGCCCGCAAAATGGATATCCCTATTGTTAGAGTCGGTTTTCCAATCCATGATCGTATTGGTGCTCAACATACTAAAACTTTAGGATACGAAGGAACAACAGTTTTGTTTGAGCAAATTGTAAATACATTATTAGAAGATAAACAACGAAAATCACCCGTTGGGTATAAGTATATGTAA
- a CDS encoding P-II family nitrogen regulator: protein MLLIRAIVRPEKSPVVMKDLFNAGFPAVTKLSVFGRGKQRGLKVGNVTYDELPKDLLIIAINEKDKEFVVETIIASARSGEKGQAGDGKIFITPIEETYTISSRKKE, encoded by the coding sequence ATGTTATTAATAAGAGCCATAGTGCGTCCGGAGAAATCGCCAGTAGTTATGAAAGATTTATTTAATGCCGGTTTTCCGGCTGTTACGAAGTTGTCGGTTTTCGGTCGCGGGAAACAACGCGGACTAAAAGTCGGCAACGTAACATACGATGAATTACCGAAAGACTTACTAATAATTGCAATCAACGAAAAGGACAAAGAATTTGTCGTAGAAACGATTATAGCCTCTGCCCGTTCCGGAGAAAAAGGACAGGCCGGTGACGGAAAAATATTCATTACTCCAATAGAGGAAACTTACACCATATCAAGCCGTAAGAAAGAATAA
- the nifD gene encoding nitrogenase molybdenum-iron protein alpha chain — MVDDKDKIKDGIIADLQTFKDEVITKYPKKVGKKRAKSIILSDTEQTPEIQANVRTIPGIITQRGCTYAGCKGVVLGPTRDIVNITHGPIGCGFYSWLTRRNQTKPTTDEEANFIPYCFSTDMQDKNIVFGGEDKLKQAIREAYELFHPKAIAIFSTCPVGLIGDDVHRVARHMMEEIGGDINIFGFSCEGYRGVSQSAGHHIANNGLFKNLIGRDDEVRGSLKYRVNLLGEYNIGGDAFELERVFEKCGINLVSTFSGNSTIESFENAHTADLNMVMCHRSINYVAEMMETGFGIPWIKVQPIGARSTAKMLRKIAQYFGDQELIDKVEEVVAEEMAEVEAVREKIYAKTKGKLSMLFVGGSRAHHYQDLFEELGMTTIAAGYEFGHRDDYEGRRVIPTIQIDADSRNIEEITVTKDATRYNPRKTESELQELNKELEFTEYKGIMDQMEKGTLVIDDLSHYEMEKLIEMYHPDVFCAGIKEKFCVQKMGIPLKQLHNYDVGGPYAGFKGAINFYKDIEMMVGANIWKEIKAPWESDAYVEAQYAC, encoded by the coding sequence ATGGTAGACGATAAAGATAAAATCAAAGATGGTATAATTGCCGATTTACAAACTTTTAAAGATGAGGTGATAACTAAATATCCCAAAAAGGTCGGTAAAAAAAGAGCCAAGTCAATTATACTCAGTGATACTGAACAAACACCTGAAATTCAAGCAAACGTACGTACTATACCCGGTATCATAACTCAACGGGGATGTACATATGCCGGATGTAAGGGCGTAGTATTGGGACCAACCCGTGATATCGTAAACATTACACACGGCCCTATCGGATGTGGATTTTACTCATGGCTAACAAGACGTAATCAGACAAAACCGACAACGGATGAAGAAGCAAACTTTATACCCTATTGTTTTTCAACCGATATGCAAGATAAAAATATTGTATTCGGGGGAGAAGATAAGTTAAAGCAGGCTATTCGCGAAGCTTACGAATTATTTCATCCGAAAGCAATTGCTATATTTTCAACATGTCCGGTCGGATTGATTGGTGATGATGTACACCGTGTAGCACGACACATGATGGAAGAGATAGGTGGAGACATAAATATTTTCGGCTTTTCTTGTGAGGGTTATCGAGGAGTATCTCAGTCTGCCGGCCACCACATTGCGAACAATGGATTATTTAAAAACCTGATAGGTCGTGATGACGAAGTAAGAGGAAGTCTTAAATATCGCGTCAATTTGTTGGGTGAATATAACATCGGTGGCGATGCTTTCGAATTAGAAAGAGTATTTGAAAAATGTGGCATAAACTTGGTTTCTACGTTTAGTGGAAACTCGACTATAGAGAGTTTCGAAAATGCACATACAGCCGACCTGAATATGGTTATGTGTCATCGTTCTATCAACTATGTTGCAGAAATGATGGAAACAGGATTCGGTATTCCTTGGATCAAAGTTCAGCCGATAGGAGCACGATCAACAGCAAAAATGTTACGCAAAATTGCACAATATTTTGGTGATCAGGAATTAATAGATAAGGTCGAAGAGGTTGTAGCTGAAGAAATGGCTGAAGTAGAAGCTGTAAGGGAGAAGATATATGCGAAAACCAAGGGAAAATTATCCATGCTTTTTGTCGGAGGATCACGAGCACACCACTATCAAGATTTATTTGAAGAACTGGGAATGACTACAATCGCAGCCGGATATGAATTCGGACACCGTGATGATTATGAAGGACGCCGTGTAATACCAACGATACAGATCGATGCTGATAGCCGTAATATCGAAGAGATAACCGTAACAAAAGATGCCACACGTTACAATCCGCGCAAGACAGAAAGCGAATTACAAGAATTAAACAAAGAACTTGAATTCACTGAGTACAAAGGGATCATGGATCAGATGGAAAAAGGGACTCTTGTTATAGATGACCTTAGCCATTATGAGATGGAGAAACTGATTGAAATGTATCATCCGGATGTATTCTGTGCTGGTATAAAAGAAAAATTCTGTGTCCAGAAAATGGGTATTCCTTTGAAGCAACTTCACAATTATGATGTAGGTGGACCATATGCCGGATTTAAGGGTGCTATTAACTTTTATAAAGACATCGAAATGATGGTAGGTGCAAATATCTGGAAGGAAATAAAAGCACCTTGGGAGAGCGATGCATATGTTGAAGCTCAGTATGCTTGCTAA
- the nifE gene encoding nitrogenase iron-molybdenum cofactor biosynthesis protein NifE: MTGFLRDREKQIFTKGGNSQSLVGGKPSLAGSVSQRACVFCGSRVVLYPIADALHLVHGPIGCASYTWDIRGAMSSGPELHRSSFSTDLREKHVIFGGEKQLYQALHELIDKHHPKAAFVYSTCIVGVIGDDVQSVCKRVAKEKDIPVIAVMAEGFQGSKKDGYKIACDAMASLIGTDNSKEISTMSINILGDFNLAGELWMLTEYYKRMGIQILASITGDGRVKDIQNAHRASLNVVQCSGSMMHLAKTMKEEYGIPFMKVSYFGIEDMSDALYEVAKFFKSEETMDKARDLVKEELSKLLPALEPYRVALQGKKAAIYVGGAFKAISLVKALRLIGVKTVIAGTQTGNTEDYKLLEAICDDGCILVDDSNPVELSEFVKQTGADLFIGGVKERPIAYKLGIGFCDHNHERKLALAGYEGMLNFAKEVYETVSSPVWQFVKRSF, from the coding sequence ATGACAGGCTTTTTAAGAGATAGAGAAAAACAGATTTTCACCAAAGGTGGAAATTCACAGAGTTTGGTCGGCGGTAAGCCCAGCTTGGCCGGCTCTGTCAGCCAAAGAGCCTGCGTCTTTTGTGGTTCTCGTGTCGTATTATATCCAATAGCCGATGCTCTACATTTAGTGCATGGTCCTATCGGTTGTGCATCATACACCTGGGATATAAGAGGTGCTATGTCTTCAGGGCCAGAACTCCATCGCAGCAGTTTTTCTACAGATCTGCGAGAAAAGCATGTCATCTTTGGCGGAGAAAAGCAATTATATCAAGCCCTTCATGAGCTTATCGATAAACACCACCCTAAAGCCGCATTTGTATATTCGACATGTATTGTTGGGGTCATCGGTGACGACGTACAATCTGTGTGCAAGCGGGTAGCCAAAGAAAAAGATATCCCTGTAATAGCTGTGATGGCTGAAGGTTTTCAAGGGTCAAAAAAGGATGGTTACAAAATAGCCTGTGATGCTATGGCGAGCCTTATCGGAACTGACAATTCGAAAGAAATATCGACGATGAGTATAAATATACTTGGAGACTTTAATCTGGCCGGAGAACTTTGGATGCTAACAGAGTATTATAAAAGAATGGGGATTCAGATACTTGCCTCTATAACAGGTGATGGTCGGGTCAAAGACATTCAGAATGCTCACAGGGCATCTTTAAATGTGGTTCAATGCTCAGGGTCAATGATGCACCTTGCTAAGACGATGAAGGAAGAATATGGTATTCCATTCATGAAAGTCTCTTACTTCGGAATTGAAGATATGTCTGACGCACTTTATGAGGTTGCCAAATTCTTTAAAAGCGAAGAAACAATGGATAAAGCTCGAGATCTGGTAAAAGAAGAATTATCTAAACTTCTTCCTGCACTCGAGCCCTACCGTGTAGCTTTACAAGGCAAGAAAGCGGCTATCTACGTGGGAGGTGCATTCAAAGCTATATCTTTAGTTAAGGCATTGCGTCTTATAGGTGTAAAAACTGTAATAGCCGGCACACAAACCGGAAATACAGAGGATTACAAGTTATTAGAAGCTATCTGCGATGATGGCTGTATATTGGTCGACGACTCTAATCCCGTAGAGTTATCCGAGTTTGTAAAACAGACAGGAGCTGATCTCTTTATCGGAGGAGTGAAGGAACGTCCGATAGCCTATAAATTGGGCATAGGCTTTTGCGATCACAACCACGAGCGAAAATTGGCATTGGCTGGATACGAAGGCATGCTCAATTTTGCCAAAGAAGTATATGAAACAGTGAGCAGTCCCGTCTGGCAGTTTGTAAAGCGGTCATTCTAA
- a CDS encoding (2Fe-2S) ferredoxin domain-containing protein: protein MKKPDYMIMVCNSYRVAGDAQGFCNKQGATSFVQYISEECSDRGINAVVTTTACLSVCSQGPVVVIQPNNFWYGGVTEDKLDEILDALEEDKAVSEYLITD from the coding sequence ATGAAAAAACCTGATTACATGATAATGGTCTGTAATTCTTATAGAGTTGCCGGTGATGCACAAGGATTCTGCAATAAGCAAGGTGCAACATCTTTTGTCCAATACATCTCCGAAGAGTGCTCAGATAGGGGTATTAATGCAGTTGTTACCACCACGGCTTGTCTGAGTGTTTGCAGTCAGGGACCAGTAGTCGTAATTCAGCCCAATAATTTTTGGTATGGAGGTGTCACTGAAGATAAATTGGATGAAATATTAGATGCACTGGAAGAAGACAAAGCAGTGAGTGAATATTTGATTACAGATTAA
- a CDS encoding P-II family nitrogen regulator, protein MKLILAIIRIAKMSETKEALAAAGLPSFTAMHVLGRGQGHGDLEKIKAISQHNEAAPEDLKDALEFIPEVPRLKSKRMITLVVTDEKKELAIETILKANQTGKSGDGKVFVLNALGSYSVHTGEAGDATLD, encoded by the coding sequence ATGAAATTAATCTTAGCAATTATAAGAATCGCAAAAATGAGTGAGACTAAAGAGGCTTTAGCCGCTGCGGGCCTTCCGTCCTTTACTGCAATGCATGTTTTAGGAAGAGGACAGGGACATGGCGATTTGGAAAAGATAAAAGCAATATCTCAGCACAACGAAGCCGCACCGGAAGATCTGAAAGATGCCTTGGAATTTATCCCTGAGGTCCCTCGTTTGAAGTCAAAACGAATGATAACACTTGTAGTTACCGATGAAAAAAAAGAGTTGGCTATAGAAACCATTCTGAAAGCAAACCAAACAGGGAAATCGGGCGATGGAAAAGTCTTTGTTTTAAATGCATTGGGTTCATACAGTGTACATACAGGTGAAGCTGGTGATGCAACATTGGATTAA
- a CDS encoding homocitrate synthase/isopropylmalate synthase family protein: MEAMKNIHIIDSTLRDGEQAPGVVFSEKEKIHIAQMLDEIGIDEIEAGTPAMGETECHIIRHIAEMNLRARISVWSRAVKQDILTAVKTEAQGIHIAFPLSDIQLTSMNKDWEMMRDSLPEMVEVAKYYFDYVSVGAQDASRCGIERLFEFIGIAEELNVSRIRLADTVGIFTPLGIMDLIKKILNLYPHLNIDFHGHNDLGMATANAITAWQSGASTLSVTVNGLGERAGNSALEEVVMTMLLTEKQNKYSTSTLYSLCEYVSIVSKRPISVGKAISGNMAFSHESGIHAKSSLINTNAFQAFDGELIGRESSRNLFGKHSGKGAVIDFLDKQHVAIDNTKIDRLMAIIHQMAQTYRRNIYGTEIIAAYWALK; the protein is encoded by the coding sequence ATGGAAGCGATGAAAAATATTCATATTATAGATTCTACACTTCGAGATGGAGAACAAGCCCCAGGTGTTGTATTTTCAGAAAAGGAAAAGATTCATATAGCTCAAATGTTGGATGAAATTGGCATTGATGAAATAGAAGCCGGGACACCGGCTATGGGTGAAACTGAATGCCACATAATCCGCCACATTGCAGAAATGAATTTAAGAGCTCGTATTTCGGTATGGAGCCGTGCCGTAAAACAAGATATATTGACTGCAGTCAAGACCGAAGCTCAAGGTATCCATATCGCATTTCCATTATCAGATATTCAGTTAACAAGTATGAATAAAGACTGGGAAATGATGAGAGACAGCCTTCCCGAGATGGTTGAAGTGGCTAAATACTATTTCGACTATGTCAGTGTAGGAGCTCAGGATGCTAGTCGATGTGGAATAGAGAGATTGTTTGAGTTTATAGGTATTGCCGAAGAATTAAATGTCAGTCGTATACGGCTTGCAGATACAGTTGGAATTTTCACTCCTTTGGGAATTATGGATTTGATAAAAAAAATATTGAATCTATATCCTCATCTGAATATAGACTTTCATGGACATAATGACTTAGGTATGGCAACAGCGAATGCCATTACTGCATGGCAATCCGGAGCATCGACATTGAGTGTAACTGTTAATGGATTGGGCGAACGGGCTGGTAATTCGGCTTTGGAAGAGGTTGTTATGACCATGTTATTAACAGAAAAACAAAATAAATACTCAACTTCAACATTGTACTCATTATGTGAGTACGTATCCATAGTATCAAAACGTCCAATATCTGTAGGGAAAGCTATTTCCGGTAATATGGCTTTTAGCCATGAATCAGGTATTCATGCTAAAAGCTCTTTGATCAATACAAATGCTTTTCAAGCATTCGATGGAGAACTCATCGGTAGAGAAAGTTCCAGAAATCTTTTTGGTAAACATTCAGGTAAAGGTGCTGTTATAGATTTTTTAGACAAACAGCATGTTGCAATAGATAATACTAAAATAGATAGGCTAATGGCAATAATTCATCAAATGGCACAGACTTATCGGCGAAATATATATGGTACAGAGATTATAGCAGCATATTGGGCTTTAAAATAG